Proteins from a single region of Macrotis lagotis isolate mMagLag1 chromosome 2, bilby.v1.9.chrom.fasta, whole genome shotgun sequence:
- the PTHLH gene encoding parathyroid hormone-related protein isoform X1, with product MFKILFQQWSFAVFLLSYSVPSCGRSVEGLSRRLKRAVSEHQFLHDKGKVIQDLRRRIFLQNLIEGINTAEIRATLEVSPNPKPATNTKNYPVRFGSEDEGRYLTQETNKAQTYKEQPLRTSNKKKKSKPGKRKEQEKKKRRTRSAWLNSGVAGSGVEGVHLSDISGTTLDHNLCTENLWGLKAR from the exons ATGTTCAAGATACTGTTTCAGCAATGGAGCTTTGCCGTATTTCTGCTGAGCTACTCTGTTCCCTCTTGTGGGAGATCAGTGGAGGGGCTCAGCCGCCGACT CAAAAGAGCTGTATCAGAGCACCAGTTCCTCCATGACAAAGGAAAGGTTATTCAAGATTTACGACGAAGAATCTTTCTTCAAAATTTGATTGAAGGCATTAACACAGCTGAAATTCGAGCAACTTTAGAGGTTTCTCCCAACCCCAAGCCAGCTACCAACACAAAGAACTACCCTGTCCGGTTTGGAAGTGAAGATGAGGGGAGGTACCTTACTCAGGAGACCAACAAGGCACAGACATATAAAGAGCAGCCACTGAGGACAtctaacaagaaaaagaaaagcaaacctGGGAAACGCAaggaacaggaaaagaaaaaacggCGAACTCGATCAGCTTGGTTAAACTCTGGAGTAGCTGGTAGTGGAGTCGAAGGGGTTCACCTATCAGACATCTCTGGGACTACGCTGGATCACAATTTATG
- the PTHLH gene encoding parathyroid hormone-related protein isoform X2: MFKILFQQWSFAVFLLSYSVPSCGRSVEGLSRRLKRAVSEHQFLHDKGKVIQDLRRRIFLQNLIEGINTAEIRATLEVSPNPKPATNTKNYPVRFGSEDEGRYLTQETNKAQTYKEQPLRTSNKKKKSKPGKRKEQEKKKRRTRSAWLNSGVAGSGVEGVHLSDISGTTLDHNLWRH; the protein is encoded by the exons ATGTTCAAGATACTGTTTCAGCAATGGAGCTTTGCCGTATTTCTGCTGAGCTACTCTGTTCCCTCTTGTGGGAGATCAGTGGAGGGGCTCAGCCGCCGACT CAAAAGAGCTGTATCAGAGCACCAGTTCCTCCATGACAAAGGAAAGGTTATTCAAGATTTACGACGAAGAATCTTTCTTCAAAATTTGATTGAAGGCATTAACACAGCTGAAATTCGAGCAACTTTAGAGGTTTCTCCCAACCCCAAGCCAGCTACCAACACAAAGAACTACCCTGTCCGGTTTGGAAGTGAAGATGAGGGGAGGTACCTTACTCAGGAGACCAACAAGGCACAGACATATAAAGAGCAGCCACTGAGGACAtctaacaagaaaaagaaaagcaaacctGGGAAACGCAaggaacaggaaaagaaaaaacggCGAACTCGATCAGCTTGGTTAAACTCTGGAGTAGCTGGTAGTGGAGTCGAAGGGGTTCACCTATCAGACATCTCTGGGACTACGCTGGATCACAATTTATG